The following DNA comes from Thermoflexus sp..
TTCTCAACCGGTTCCATCTCCTGCTCCACGAACGCCTCGATCCGCACCGGGCGCAGGTTCCATTCCCAGCGCCAATAGCACACCCAGCGGATGCGCCCCTCCCGGATGGCCTGCATGGTCTCCTCCTGGCCGGCCCGGCCGAAGGAGGTGGCCGTGGGGTAATCAAAGGGCGTCGGGTTGCGCAATTCGGTCTGCAGATAATAGAACCCGGCGGTGGGGAAAAGCAGGAACACAGAGGGCTCAGGAGCCCGTTCGCGCAATCGCGCGCTCTCTTCCAGGATCTGCGCTTGCAGGGCAGGGGCGATCAGGACGCCCCCGAAATGGGGAAGGGAAGAGATCGTCAGACGGCCCTGGAGGAGGCGCAACGGCGGGATCATCAACGCCACGATCAGGCCCAGGATGAGCAGCGCGCCGATCCCGCGTTCGAGGACGATTTTCCACGGGCGGATCGGCCACGTGCTCCATCCGCCGATCATTACTGTCAGCAAAGCCGGGACGGCATAAAGGAGGTGCGCATAATCGGCCCGGGGGAAGATGCCCAGGAAAGCGGCCGCCGCAAAGAGGCCGGAGGCGAGCCATGGGGCGCGCCCGGATGAGGGCGGAACCAGGAAGCCGCCGATCCAGAAGAAACCGGCCAGGAAAGGCAGGAGGAACGAAAAGGATCTCAGGGCCCACAGCCCCTGTTCCAGGGTGGAACGGGGGGAAAGGGTTTGCAGGCCGCGAAGGATCCCTACAAGCCCTTCCATATACGGGATCCCGGAGAGGCGCAGGTAAGTTGGCTTGTTGAGCATGCCGTAATCCATAAACTTCGGCCCCCCGCCGCTCAGCCAGACCGGCAGGAACGTCAGCGCGAGGGTCCCCAGAAAGGCGAGCCCGAGGGGTCCGCTCTCGATCCACAGCTGGCGGAGGGGAGAGCGTTCTTCCTTGTGCCGGGCCAGGTAGCTCCCCAGGATCGCCAGAAACGCGTAGCCGCCGATGTTCTGTTTGGCGGCGAAACTCAGCCCGGCGGCTGCCCCTGCCCAAGCGAGGAGGCACCGGCGGGCCCGCGCGTCACTGGCTCCCAGCGCAGCGGTGGTGGCATCGAAAGCGGCCATCAGGAAGGCGTTGGCCAGAGATTGATAGGGCGCGTGGGGCGCAGGGGGCGCCAGCAGCAGGTTCGCCCCGAGGAACAGCATGCATGCTCCTGGGCCCGCCCCCATCCGCTCCAGGATACGCATCCCGAAGAGCAGCGCGGCCGTGTAGCCGGCGGCCACCACGGCCTTCACCGCGAGGATCTCCACGCCGATCAGGGAGATCAGGGGCGCGGTGAAAGCCACAGCGAGAGGGCCGGCCCCGTAGAACACGTCCCGGTAAAGCACCTCCCCCTCATGGACCCGCCGCATCACCTGCAGGAACCACGCCTCATCCCCCCGGTTGATCCCCGCCGCCATGTTCAGATACAGGCTGATCAGAAATAGACCGACCGTTAGAGCCGCTTTTTTCATCTCTGATCCCCGCGGAACAGCTGAAAGGGCAGAAGCGATCGCCAGAGGGGCGCCTGTTCCAGGAGTCGCTCCAGGCAACCTCCCCAGGGGTGGTTCGACAGAAACGGGGGGAAGAAGCCGTAGCGAGCGATGGCGGTCAGCCGTAGCCCGGCCAGCTCCATCGCCTCTGAAATCACGGAAGGGCGCATGTTCAGGATCCCCCGTTCCGCCGCCCACGACATCCCCGGTGTGATCAGGATCTGAAGATAGTAAAGAGGGTTGAGGGGGTTGGGCTCTAGGAAAACCACTCGCCCTCCCGGTCGCAGAAGCCGAGCCATAGACGCGAAGGCCTGGCGCAGGTCCGCCAGATGGTGGAGGACAAAGAAGCCCACCAGCGCGTCATAGCGTCCGTGCAGCTCGGGAGGACAGCGGTGGATGTCCGCGCAGTAGACCGGGATGCGGTATCGCCCGCCATCGAATTCCTGCATTCGTTCGATCAGGAAGGGGGAGAGCTCCAGCCCCTCCACCTGGAGGCCGCGCTCGGCCAGCAGGAAGGCATGACGGCCCATCCCGCATCCCACATCCAGGATCCGCTCCCCCGGCCGGAGATCGCCAAAGCGGATGACCTCATCCACCTGGCGGATCACGTAGGGTGTCCGCTCCGGCCACATCGTGCGCTTGACGCGGCGTCCGAAATATTCGCGCTGGCGCTGGTTATGGATCTCGATGCGCTCCGACATGGGCGCGCTTCGCTCCTCCAGGGAGATGGGTGTGTGGTTCTGGGAAGGGCAGCGCGTTGGAGAGGCGAAGGAAGCGGGCCGGGTTGCGTTTCAGCGCCCAGGCGGTGCGGAGGATGCGCCAGGCGAGCCGCCAGCGCATGCCCGTCGTGTAGGCGGAGCGGCCGATCGGGCGCAGGGAGCGGTGGATCGGAACGACCCGCGTGGGAAAGCCCGCACAGGCGATCAGTGTGGGCAAATGCGGTTCTGGGGCATCCCAGCGTCGCAGGGCCTCCGTCACCTGACCTTCCATCAGGCAGAAGGTCCCGGCATCCGCCGGAGCCCCGCAGATCCAGTGGAGGGCCCGCTTGAAGAGCCACGAGGTCAGCATCCGATCCAGCCGCTCATATCGCCCGCGTCGTCCGGCGAAGACCACAAGGGCCCGGCCCTGCGCTTCCTCCATCGCCTTTCGGAGAAGCGGGATGGCTTCCGGCGGGTCCTGCAGGTCCGCATCCATCACGACCACATAACGCCCCCGGGTTTCGTGCAGGCCGAGCCAGATGGCCCGGTGCTGCCCGACGTTTCGGGGGAGATCCAGGATCCGGATCCGGGGATCCCGGGCGGCGAGCTCCCGCAGCACCTTTAGGGAGCCCTCGGGGCAGGCATCGTGGACGGCGATCAGTTCCCAGGACCAGCCCGCCCCATCCAGGACGGATTGCAGGCGTGCATACAGGGAGTGAAGGGTTTCCCGGTTCCGGAAGACCGGAATGACCACGCTGATTTCAGGCCGGATCTCCATGGCGCTGCATCCATTCCAGGGTCCTTCGCAGGCCGGCGGGCAGATCCCACCGGGGGAACCATCGCAGTCGGCGTTGGGCCTTCCGGATATCCGCCACCCAGCAGGAGGTGTCCGGCGGGCTGGGAGGATGGTCGCCGATCCGGAGGCGAAGGGATCGGCCGGTGATGGATTCCACCCATGCGGCCACCTCCTCGTTGGTCCACTGGATGCCGGTGCCGATGTTGAAGGATTCCCCCGGCCGGACCGATCGCATGGCGGCGCGCAGGCATGCCTCCACCACGTCCTCGACGAAGACGAAATCATGCCGGTAACCGGGCGCGGTCAGGCGGACCTCCTCCCCGGTGAGGGCGGCGCGGAGCAGCGTGGGGATGAGCTGCTCTGGAGGCTGGCCGGGCCCATAGACGTAAAATGGGCGAAGGATAACCGCGGGCAGGCCGAAGGCCCGAGCGTAAAAAGCCACCAGCACGCTGGCCGCGGCCTTCGCAACCCCCCGGTCGGTTATCGGGCGCAAGGGATCCCCCTCTCGGATCGCCCGCGGATACGGGCCGTATTCCAGGGAGCTGCCCATATGGATAAAACGGGCGATCCCCGCATCCCGCGCTGCCTCCAGCAGGTGCGCGGTACCCATAAGACTGGACCGCAGGAGCTCCAGGCGTTCCTCTGGCGTGCACGGGTGCCCGCGCCGGGCGGCGAGATGGAAAATCCAGCGGGGGCACATGTTCGTTACCACCTCCCGCACCCCCTTCGCATCCAGGAGGTCCCCCCGGTGGATCGAAACCCGATCCATCATCCCGGCCAGGCGCCTGAGATCGGTGCCCGGTCGAACGATGAGGTGGACCTGCGCGCCGGCCTCCAGCAGGCGGCGCGTCAGGTGAGCGCCGATGAAGCCAGCTCCGCCGGTGATCAGGATGGGCGCGCCCTGGAGATCGGCCATGGGCTCATGATCCGATGACGGTTTGAAAAGAAAGCGTCCGCTTCCTCAATGGCGCGCAGGAGCTCCTGGTGTTGAGCCTCAAGCGCAGAGAGGGGCTCCTGGAAAGCCTCCCGCAGCGCCTCCAGGATCCGTGGGATCTCCACCCGGGGATCCCGGCCCACGACATCCCGCAAGAAGGAACGCCGCAGGAACGAGAACGAACAGCCCAGCCGGGCCATCTCCGCGATCAACAGGCGACAGGGGATGGGAAAGCCGCGATCTGGAAGGGTCAGCCCCGCGAAGCCGAAGGGGATGGGGAAGGCGGACCGGACCCACTCCACAATTCCATCCGGGATCGCCCGGAACGGATTGGGGGTTCTTCGCTCGATGGCCAGATCGTGCAGCCCCAGGTAAGCCCGGGTGAGGGGAAGACGGGCCAGGCGCTCGCAAATAGCCACCGCCTCTCGCGTTTCGATCAGGATCCCGAGCCCACATCGTCCCCTGATCCATTCCAGGGCCTGCTCTACCTCCTCTACGGAGCGGACCATGGGGAGCAGGATCTCATCGGCGCCGGCCTGCACGGCGGCCTCGATCTCCTTTTGGGTCCAAGGGCCGAAGGCGTTGATCCGGCACAGGACGGATGCGGTAGTGCAGGCGCGAACCCGTTGCAGGTCCTCCAAGGTGTCGTGGTTGATCTGGGTGTCGAAGCCCGCCTGGCGTTCCGCCTTGCCGATGTATTCCCAATCCACCACCACGCCGGTCGCTCCGCCCGCCACCGCCAGGCGGATCAGATCCGGATCGGTGGAGAACAGGAAAAGATCGAAATCCCTCCGGGGCTGTGCGATTTTGTTCATGATGCGCCGGCCTTTGATGAGGGAGGTTCAGGGACGCCTGCATCTTCACCCGCCTGAGGCAATGCCCCATCCGACCCGGGGTTCCGACTCCGGCAAAGGGGATCCTTGCGCGCCAGCGCGAGCAGGGTTGAACCCCAGGGCCATCGTATCCAGCGCCCCATGGCGACTTCCAGGCGCACCGCCTGAAGCAGCAGGTGGTTCAACCATCGGGAAGGGCGCTCCTCGAACCTCTGAAACCCCGGGCGGTGGCGCCCGGCCCATCGGCTCGCCAGGATCAGGGGGAAGAGCAGGAACATGTAAAACCGCATGTCTACAATGCGAAATCCTGCTTCCTTCAAGCGGTTTCGAAGCATCGTTGGGGTGTAACGCCGGCGATGCCCGGCCTCCCGATCCCGGGCGCTCCAGAGCCATGGGAGGGCAGGGGCGGAGAGGAGCACCCATCCGCCGGGCTTCAACACACGCTGCGCCTCCCGCAGCGCCTCATGATCCTCCAGGTGCTCCAGAACGTCCAGCAGCAGGACTGCGGATACGCTGCCCGCGCGAAGAGGGAGCCGCCTGGCGTCGCCCTGAACCAGAGCCAGGGAAGGCACCCGGGCCTTTAAATCTCTCAGGCCATCCGGCAGCACATCCACGCCCATCACGCGGAAACCATGTTCGGCCAGCCAGCGAACCGTCCACCCGGTTCCACAGCCTGCATCGAGAACCAGCCCCTCCGCCGGGAGGGCGATCCGCCTCAGCCAGCGCTGGAGGAAAGCCCGGCGCCCGACGAACCAGAAGTGCCCCGCTTCCATCCGGGCAATGCGTTCCAGGCGCTCGGGGTGAAAAGAGAGATGATTCCCGCGCTCCATTTGTGGAGGCCATCTCATCCGGGACGGAATTCGTTGTGTATTTTATCCAGCCGGGCGATCATGCGCGCCAGCCGGCGGACCAGGCGGCGGGCGCCGTCTTCCACCGCCGGGGAGAGCTTCTCTCCGAATCCGAAGTCTTCTCCCACGATCCCATAGAGAACCAGGCACGGGGGGAATGGCCCCAGGGTTCGGGCGAGGGCAAGGGCCTCCCTCAGGGAGAGCCCATGGGTGGAGAAGCTTCGGGGGACGGGGTTCTCGAGGAGGCGATCCCCGCGGATTCGGAGGACCGTGCCCGGAGGAAGGCGGGCGGCCACCGCATCCACGATCCAGGCGATCTCCGCCCCTGTCCATGCCCGGGCCAGCGCCACCGGATCGGGAACCCCCAGAGGGATGACCGCGCCCTCGGGCCCGCTCCGGGCCTGGAGCTGAGCGGCCACCCACAACCCCACCCCATCGTCCCGCCGCATCGGATGGCCCAGGCCGATGAGCACCCAGCGGGGACCCGCGTTCATTCCTCCACAAGCTCCAGCTGGAGGAAGTGCGTGGCGCAGGAGATGCACGGATCGTAGTTCCGGATGGCCTGCTCACAGCGCCAGGTGATCTGATCCTTCGGCAAGGGGAGCAAACAAGGCACCAGTTTGCGCAGATCGTCCTCGATGCGGCGCTGGTTCTGGGCGGTAGGCGGGACAATCTTCGCTTCCTCGATCAGGCCATCGGCGTTGATCCGATAGCGATGATACAGGAGCCCTCGTGGAGCCTCGCTGGCCCCAAAGCCGGTCCCCGCCCGGACCTCGAAGGGCTCGAAGGGGCGATCCGGCGGCTCGTAGCGATCGATGAGGCGCAGGGCCTCCTCGCAGGCGTGGATGACCTCGATGCCGCGGACGAGGAGGCTGCGGAAGGGGTTGCGCACCGGGGGGATCAGGCCGATGGAAGCGGCCACCTCCCGGGCCAGCGGAGAGAGCTGATGGAAATTCAGGTTGAAGCGGGCCAGGGGGCCGACCATGTAGCTGCCGCGCCCCCGAATCACCGCGTGCAGGGCGTTGCTGTAGGGCACGTGGATCTCCTCGATAATCTCCTCAAAGGCGGAGACCGGGGCCAGCCACCCGTGGCTGAAACGAACCTGACCCTCCAGGATAGCGTATTCCTCGGGATGATAAAGGGCCACGAACTCGTAATCCTCCTCGAACTCCGGGAACTCCAGACCGGCCATCCAGCGGAGGGCTTCGATCATGAGATCGCGAGCGCGGGCAAGCTCCTCTTTGTGTTCCAGGAGGGCCCGGCGCGATGGGACGGAATAGAAGCCCCCGACGCGGACGTTGATGGGATGAACCTCGCGGCCGCCGATGCGGGCCATCAGGGCGTTCCCCGCCTTCTTGATCTGAAGCCCCTTCTGCACCCAATCCGGGTGATCCCGGGCCATGTGGAGGGCGCTCTCATAGCCCAGGAAGTCCGGCAGGTGCAGCAGAAACATGTGGAGGGCATGGCTTTCGATCCATTCCCCGTAGTAAAGCAGCAACCGCAAGTCCCGGAGGGAGCCTCCCACGGACAGACCGAGGAGGCTTTCCAGGGCGTTGCACGCGCTCATCTGGTAGGCCACCGGGCAGATGCCACAGATACGGGCGGTGATATCCGGCGCCTCCTCGAAACGCCGTCCCCGCAGAAAGGCCTCGAAAAAGCGCGGCGGCTCGTAGATCTCCAAGCGGAGCTCGTGCACCTGCCCGTTCCGCACCCGGATGTGCAGGGCGCCCTCACCTTCCACCCGGGCCAGGGCATCAACCCGAACGGTCAGGGTTCGCGGCTTCGACATAGCGATCTCCTGCCTCCTGAAAAGCAGGGGCATACGCGTTGAAGGTCCGGAACATCCGCACCAGATCCGGGGAGGTCATCCCATGGGCCAGCAGCCAGTCCCCCAGGCTGGCCGCGTTGGGCGTTTCCATCGGGCCGAAGCATCCGTAACAGCCGCGGCGATATGCCGGACACAGAGCGCCGCATCCCGCCTGGGTGACCGGCCCCAGACACGGGATCCCCTGAGCGACCATCACACATACGGTCCCCCGGCGTTTGCACTCGATGCACACGCTGTGGTTGGGGATGTTGGGCCGTCGACCGTTGAGGAAGGCGCTGATGAGTTCCAGCAGGGGCCCTTTCCCGATGGGACAGCCCCGCAGCTCGAAGTCCACCGGCACATAGGCGGAGGCGGGCAGGGATTTCTCCAGGGTCCGGATGTATTCCGGCCGGGCGTAGACCTGCTCCATGAACTCCCGCACATCGGCGAAATTGCGCAGGGCCTGGATCCCACCAGCGGTGGCGCAGGCCCCGATGGTGACCAGGAAGCGGCTCCGCCGCCGGATCTCCTGTATCTGTTCGATCTGCTCGGGGGTGGAGATGCTCCCCTCCACCAGGGAGAGGTCGTAGGGCCCGCGCACGACCGCCCGGGAGGCTTCCAGGAAGTATGCGATCTCCAGCTCATCCGCCAGGGTGAGCAGCTCATCCTCGCAGTCCAGGAGGGTCAGCTGGCAGCCATCGCAGGAGGCGAACTTCCAGACCGCCAGCTTGGGCTTGCGACGACGCGCCATCGCGTCCTCCTTCCCGGTTTTGGATCGAAACGAACGCGAGCCCTTACAGCTCCCGCACCTCCAGGAGCGGGCGGACGCGGCCCAGGGGGAACACCGGGCCGTCCCGACAGATGAAGACAGGGCCGAACTGGCAGTGGCCGCAGAACCCCACAGCGCACTTCATGTTCCGCTCTAGGGACAGGAAGATGCGCTCCGGGGGCACCTTGCGATCCTCCAGCTCGCGGGCCGCCACACGCATCATGACCTCGGGGCCGCACATCAGAATGAACGCCTTCCGGAAATCCAGCAACCGCTCGGCCAGAGGGAGCAGCGTGGTGACCACCCCGATGTGCCCCCGCCAGGCTTCGTCCCCGCGGTCCACCGTCACGAAGACCTGCAGATCCAGCCGCCCCCGCCAGCGTTCCAGCTCCGCCGGATACAGCAGGTCGGCGGGCGTGCGGGCTCCATAGAGGAGCACCACCTGCTTGTATTCGGAGCGATGAGCCAGGATGTGCTGGAGGGCGGGACGCAGGGGTGCCAGCCCGATGCCCCCGGCGAGGATCAGGATGTCGTGTCCCTTGGCCTCCTCAAGGGGCCAGCCCTTCCCGAAGGGGCCTCGCACCCCCACGACGTCGCCTTTCCGGAGCCGGGCCAGGGCCCGCGTGACGGATCCGACCGCCCGCACCGTGTGCTCCAGGTCCCCGCTGCGGGGATGGACCCCGCTGATGGAGATCGGGACCTCGCCGATGCCGAACAGGTAGAGCATGTTGAACTGGCCGGGCTGGAAGGCCGACGGGCGGCCCTCCGGAGGGCGCAGGCGCAACGTCACCGTGTCCCCGGTCTCCCGGCGGATCCCGGTGACCGGATAGGGGGTGGGGAGGAAGCGCTCCAGCGTCGGCGCCGATGGGTGGGTGGGAGAAGGGATCATGGCGTCCTCCGCTCCGACGGAGCGTAGAGATCCAGCAGCTGCAGGCGGGTCGCTTTCAAGCGGCCGGCGACCACAGCGAGCAGGCGGCTCAGGATCCAGGCGGCGAGGGCGCAGTCCTGGCTCATCCGGGCCCGGAGGGCGGCGGCGTCCAGGACCACGGCG
Coding sequences within:
- a CDS encoding class I SAM-dependent methyltransferase, whose product is MSERIEIHNQRQREYFGRRVKRTMWPERTPYVIRQVDEVIRFGDLRPGERILDVGCGMGRHAFLLAERGLQVEGLELSPFLIERMQEFDGGRYRIPVYCADIHRCPPELHGRYDALVGFFVLHHLADLRQAFASMARLLRPGGRVVFLEPNPLNPLYYLQILITPGMSWAAERGILNMRPSVISEAMELAGLRLTAIARYGFFPPFLSNHPWGGCLERLLEQAPLWRSLLPFQLFRGDQR
- a CDS encoding hydrogenase maturation protease; translation: MNAGPRWVLIGLGHPMRRDDGVGLWVAAQLQARSGPEGAVIPLGVPDPVALARAWTGAEIAWIVDAVAARLPPGTVLRIRGDRLLENPVPRSFSTHGLSLREALALARTLGPFPPCLVLYGIVGEDFGFGEKLSPAVEDGARRLVRRLARMIARLDKIHNEFRPG
- a CDS encoding glycosyltransferase family 2 protein → MEIRPEISVVIPVFRNRETLHSLYARLQSVLDGAGWSWELIAVHDACPEGSLKVLRELAARDPRIRILDLPRNVGQHRAIWLGLHETRGRYVVVMDADLQDPPEAIPLLRKAMEEAQGRALVVFAGRRGRYERLDRMLTSWLFKRALHWICGAPADAGTFCLMEGQVTEALRRWDAPEPHLPTLIACAGFPTRVVPIHRSLRPIGRSAYTTGMRWRLAWRILRTAWALKRNPARFLRLSNALPFPEPHTHLPGGAKRAHVGAHRDP
- a CDS encoding aldolase/citrate lyase family protein, whose amino-acid sequence is MNKIAQPRRDFDLFLFSTDPDLIRLAVAGGATGVVVDWEYIGKAERQAGFDTQINHDTLEDLQRVRACTTASVLCRINAFGPWTQKEIEAAVQAGADEILLPMVRSVEEVEQALEWIRGRCGLGILIETREAVAICERLARLPLTRAYLGLHDLAIERRTPNPFRAIPDGIVEWVRSAFPIPFGFAGLTLPDRGFPIPCRLLIAEMARLGCSFSFLRRSFLRDVVGRDPRVEIPRILEALREAFQEPLSALEAQHQELLRAIEEADAFFSNRHRIMSPWPISRARPS
- a CDS encoding Ni/Fe hydrogenase subunit alpha; translation: MSKPRTLTVRVDALARVEGEGALHIRVRNGQVHELRLEIYEPPRFFEAFLRGRRFEEAPDITARICGICPVAYQMSACNALESLLGLSVGGSLRDLRLLLYYGEWIESHALHMFLLHLPDFLGYESALHMARDHPDWVQKGLQIKKAGNALMARIGGREVHPINVRVGGFYSVPSRRALLEHKEELARARDLMIEALRWMAGLEFPEFEEDYEFVALYHPEEYAILEGQVRFSHGWLAPVSAFEEIIEEIHVPYSNALHAVIRGRGSYMVGPLARFNLNFHQLSPLAREVAASIGLIPPVRNPFRSLLVRGIEVIHACEEALRLIDRYEPPDRPFEPFEVRAGTGFGASEAPRGLLYHRYRINADGLIEEAKIVPPTAQNQRRIEDDLRKLVPCLLPLPKDQITWRCEQAIRNYDPCISCATHFLQLELVEE
- a CDS encoding NAD-dependent epimerase/dehydratase family protein, which gives rise to MADLQGAPILITGGAGFIGAHLTRRLLEAGAQVHLIVRPGTDLRRLAGMMDRVSIHRGDLLDAKGVREVVTNMCPRWIFHLAARRGHPCTPEERLELLRSSLMGTAHLLEAARDAGIARFIHMGSSLEYGPYPRAIREGDPLRPITDRGVAKAAASVLVAFYARAFGLPAVILRPFYVYGPGQPPEQLIPTLLRAALTGEEVRLTAPGYRHDFVFVEDVVEACLRAAMRSVRPGESFNIGTGIQWTNEEVAAWVESITGRSLRLRIGDHPPSPPDTSCWVADIRKAQRRLRWFPRWDLPAGLRRTLEWMQRHGDPA
- a CDS encoding FAD/NAD(P)-binding protein; this translates as MIPSPTHPSAPTLERFLPTPYPVTGIRRETGDTVTLRLRPPEGRPSAFQPGQFNMLYLFGIGEVPISISGVHPRSGDLEHTVRAVGSVTRALARLRKGDVVGVRGPFGKGWPLEEAKGHDILILAGGIGLAPLRPALQHILAHRSEYKQVVLLYGARTPADLLYPAELERWRGRLDLQVFVTVDRGDEAWRGHIGVVTTLLPLAERLLDFRKAFILMCGPEVMMRVAARELEDRKVPPERIFLSLERNMKCAVGFCGHCQFGPVFICRDGPVFPLGRVRPLLEVREL
- a CDS encoding class I SAM-dependent methyltransferase — encoded protein: MERGNHLSFHPERLERIARMEAGHFWFVGRRAFLQRWLRRIALPAEGLVLDAGCGTGWTVRWLAEHGFRVMGVDVLPDGLRDLKARVPSLALVQGDARRLPLRAGSVSAVLLLDVLEHLEDHEALREAQRVLKPGGWVLLSAPALPWLWSARDREAGHRRRYTPTMLRNRLKEAGFRIVDMRFYMFLLFPLILASRWAGRHRPGFQRFEERPSRWLNHLLLQAVRLEVAMGRWIRWPWGSTLLALARKDPLCRSRNPGSDGALPQAGEDAGVPEPPSSKAGAS